Proteins co-encoded in one Arachis hypogaea cultivar Tifrunner chromosome 13, arahy.Tifrunner.gnm2.J5K5, whole genome shotgun sequence genomic window:
- the LOC112737550 gene encoding uncharacterized protein: MTHPLTRSQLARVTTLTHFLRPKLKPHNLPITTTVSLSRTFSFAQFSTAATRPIHTFLRPAMDDAQTPPSAAPVGDDFVHIEDLKMESLSDSMVRIDEASGAGASAAVGDLSVPEAPAESSDRRHPELPEELSRNVMVLSCESSAEGGVCDVYLVGTAHVSEESSREVQAIVSLLQPEVVFLELCSSRVAVLTLQNLKVPTMAEMVALIKKKHNMFEVLYGWFLAKIASKLEVFPGSEFRVAYEEAMKYGGRVILGDRPVQITVRRTWSKMPLWHKTKFLYSLLFQAVFLPSSDDLNKMLKQMNDSDVLTLVIQEMSKQFPTLMETLVHERDQYMSSTLLKVASENRSVVAVVGKGHLQGIKKHWKQPVMMRDLMTVPSPKPAMSAIKILTSVGVAVAGVAIISGIYLSSKK; this comes from the exons ATGACTCACCCGCTCACTCGCTCTCAACTCGCCCGAGTCACCACACTCACTCACTTCCTTCGCCCCAAACTAAAACCCCACAATCTCCCCATAACAACAACAGTTTCTCTTTCTAGAACCTTCTCCTTCGCACAATTCTCCACCGCTGCTACCCGCCCTATCCACACCTTCCTCCGGCCAGCGATGGACGACGCGCAAACGCCGCCGTCCGCCGCACCGGTGGGCGACGACTTCGTCCACATCGAGGATCTGAAGATGGAGAGTCTCTCTGACAGCATGGTTCGCATCGATGAGGCTTCCGGCGCTGGTGCTTCTGCCGCCGTTGGAGATTTGTCGGTTCCTGAGGCTCCGGCGGAAAGTTCCGATCGACGTCATCCGGAGCTCCCGGAGGAACTTTCCAGGAACGTGATGGTGCTGTCGTGCGAGTCCTCTGCCGAAGGCGGTGTGTGTGACGTCTACCTCGTCGGCACCGCGCATGTCTCCGAG GAATCAAGCAGAGAAGTTCAGGCAATTGTCAGTCTTCTGCAGCCAGAG GTTGTCTTCTTAGAATTGTGCTCAAGTCGTGTGGCAGTGCTTACCCTGCAAAATCTTAAG GTACCCACGATGGCAGAGATGGTTGCATTGATAAAGAAAAAACATAATATGTTTGAAGTACTTTATGGCTGGTTCCTTGCCAAG ATTGCTAGCAAGCTCGAAGTCTTTCCTGGCTCTGAGTTTCGTGTAGCATATGAAGAAGCAATGAAGTATGGTGGCAGGGTGATCCTAGGCGACCGCCCAGTACAG ATTACAGTAAGGAGAACATGGAGTAAGATGCCACTTTGGCATAAGACAAAGTTTTTGTACTCTCTACTTTTCCAAGCAGTTTTTTTACCCAGCTCAGATGATCTCAATAAAATG TTGAAGCAAATGAATGATAGTGATGTGCTAACTTTAGTTATTCAAGAAATGAGTAAGCAATTTCCAACTTTGATGGAGACTCTTGTGCATGAACGAGATCA ATACATGTCCTCGACATTATTAAAAGTGGCTAGCGAGAATAGGTCAGTGGTTGCTGTTGTTGGGAAGGGGCATCTCCAAGGAATAAAGAAGCACTGGAAGCAACCTGTAATG ATGAGGGATCTGATGACAGTTCCATCCCCAAAACCAGCTATGTCTGCAATCAAAATCCTCACATCTGTGGGTGTTGCCGTGGCTGGGGTGGCCATCATATCGGGCATATATCTTTCATCCAAGAAATGA
- the LOC112737548 gene encoding peroxidase 39, giving the protein MGSHSYMKVWILCLIALIGATHAQLELGFYSKSCPNAEKIISDYVNEHIHKVPSLAAALLRVHFHDCFVRGCDGSVLVTSTKNNQAEKEAPPNLTLRGFDFIEVLKSVLEAECPGVVSCADIVALTARDSIRAIGGPYWNVPTGRRDGLISNGALTLQFLPAPFHNLTTLIGRFRQVGLDIKDLVVLSGAHTIGIGHCSTIATRLYNFTGNGDADPSLDSTYVQNLKTTKCKSIADQTTLVEMDPGSRNSFDLGYYKQVLKRRGLFQSDSALLDSVATRNIINHELTSTDTFFRDFTLSMEKLGRIGVLTGTQGEIRKICSRIN; this is encoded by the exons ATGGGAAGCCATAGCTACATGAAGGTTTGGATCCTTTGCCTAATAGCATTAATTGGAGCAACACATGCTCAATTGGAACTTGGTTTCTATTCCAAAAGTTGCCCAAATGCAGAGAAAATAATTTCGGACTATGTTAATGAGCATATCCATAAGGTTCCATCACTCGCAGCGGCACTCTTAAGAGTTCACTTCCATGATTGTTTTGTAAGG GGGTGTGATGGATCAGTGCTTGTGACGTCAACAAAGAACAATCAAGCTGAAAAGGAAGCACCTCCAAACCTTACTCTAAGAGGGTTTGATTTCATTGAAGTATTAAAGAGCGTTCTTGAAGCTGAATGCCCTGGAGTTGTCTCTTGTGCTGATATTGTTGCTTTAACTGCCAGAGACTCTATTCGTGCTATT GGGGGACCTTATTGGAATGTTCCAACAGGAAGAAGGGATGGGCTGATCTCTAATGGAGCCTTGACCTTACAATTCCTTCCAGCTCCATTTCACAACCTCACCACACTCATTGGACGCTTTCGCCAAGTTGGACTTGATATCAAAGATCTTGTCGTGCTCTCTg GTGCTCACACCATTGGCATTGGGCACTGCTCAACAATCGCAACACGACTTTACAACTTCACCGGAAACGGCGACGCTGACCCGTCGTTAGACTCCACCTACGTTCAAAATCTCAAGACTACCAAGTGCAAGAGCATCGCAGACCAAACAACTTTGGTTGAAATGGACCCTGGAAGCCGCAACTCCTTTGATCTCGGCTATTACAAGCAGGTTCTAAAGAGAAGGGGTTTGTTCCAATCTGATTCTGCTTTGTTGGATAGCGTTGCCACCAGGAACATTATCAACCATGAGCTTACTTCTACTGACACCTTCTTTAGGGACTTTACTCTTtcaatggagaagttgggaaggATTGGTGTCCTTACTGGGACACAAGGAGAGATCAGAAagatatgttcaagaatcaattaa